From Epinephelus lanceolatus isolate andai-2023 chromosome 2, ASM4190304v1, whole genome shotgun sequence, one genomic window encodes:
- the mc1r gene encoding melanocyte-stimulating hormone receptor: MEMTNRSQHNPSILHVDFIPLTDYMLENETNSTAGERNSFGCVQIHIPQELFLALGLISLVENILVVLAIFKNRNLHSPMYYFICCLAVSDMLVSVSNVVETMFMLLNDHGLMDLHPGMLRHLDNVIDVMICSSVVSSLSFLCTIAADRYITIFYALRYHSIMTTQRAVNIIVVVWLASITSSILFIVYHTDNAVIVCLVTFFCTTLVFNAVLYLHMFLLAHLHSRRIVAFHKSRRQSTSMKGAMTLTILLGVFIVCWGPFFLHLILILTCPTSPFCNCFFRNFNLFLILIICNSLIDPLIYAYRSQELRKTLQELVLCSWCLGV, from the coding sequence ATGGAAATGACCAACAGGTCCCAGCACAACCCCTCCATCCTCCATGTGGATTTCATCCCTCTAACTGACTACATGTTGGAGAACGAGACGAACTCCACCGCCGGAGAGCGAAACTCGTTTGGCTGCGTGCAGATCCACATCCCGCAGGAGCTCTTCCTGGCGCTGGGGCTCATCAGCCTGGTGGAGAACATCCTGGTGGTGTTGGCCATCTTCAAGAACCGCAACCTGCACTCGCCCATGTACTACTTCATCTGCTGCCTGGCGGTGTCCGACATGCTGGTCAGCGTCAGCAACGTGGTGGAGACCATGTTCATGCTTCTCAACGACCACGGCCTGATGGACTTGCACCCTGGCATGCTGCGCCACCTGGACAACGTCATCGACGTGATGATCTGCAGCTCCGTGGTGTCCTCGCTGTCCTTTCTGTGCACCATCGCAGCGGACCGCTACATCACCATCTTTTACGCGCTGCGTTATCACAGCATCATGACCACGCAGCGCGCCGTCAACATCATCGTGGTGGTGTGGCTGGCCAGCATCACCTCCAGCATCCTGTTTATTGTTTACCACACCGACAACGCTGTCATCGTGTGCCTCGTGACCTTCTTCTGCACCACCCTGGTGTTTAACGCCGTGCTGTACCTGCACATGTTCCTCCTGGCTCATCTGCACTCGCGGCGCATTGTGGCTTTCCACAAAAGCAGGCGTCAATCCACGAGCATGAAGGGCGCGATGACCCTCACCATCCTGCTCGGGGTCTTCATTGTATGCTGGGGCCCCTTCTTCCTCcacctcatcctcatcctcacctgCCCCACCAGTCCCTTCTGCAACTGTTTCTTCAGAAACTTTAACCttttcctcatcctcatcatctgCAACTCGCTCATCGACCCACTCATCTACGCGTACCGGAGCCAGGAGCTGCGTAAAACCCTGCAGGAGCTGGTCCTGTGCTCTTGGTGCCTCGGTGTTTGA